Sequence from the Xylanibacillus composti genome:
AAAATCATGGAGGGGACTCCAAAAACAGGAGGCTTTGTACGATATTTCGTTCAAAACGATGGGGGAACCTCCAAAAACAGGGGCTTTGTACGATATTTCGCCCCGGCTCCTGATGCTCAACCAACAAATACGAGCAGGGCAGCAGTAACCCCATGCCCCCACTTAACAAGCCGGCATTCGAACTTCCCGTGCCAGTCTCCGTATCGCAAGCGAGGTTCCGATTGACCTGGGCACATGATCCTGCGGCCTTGCGCGACTGTTTCCTTCAGTCCACCTCTGCCAAATAACGCAGCGATTCCGCGCTCCACTCGCCAAGCCGCCACATGGCGACTCGCTGTATCTCCGCTTCCCGCAGCGTCTCTACCCACAGCTTAAAGGTGCTGGCATCCGCATACCAGACGGTATGCTGCACCCCCTGCTCGTCCGTGTATTCGAAGAAGACAGCTCCGCTTGCCTGATCCCTGCGCTTGGCCGCCCCAGCCTGATCCGCAAGCGCCAACGCTTGCTGCTCGGTCAGAGCTTTCACATCGCCGTTCGCCGACCAAGCGAAGCCTCCACTCGCCAGTGCGATGATCGGCTCGCCCGGCAGCTTGTGCGATCTCGCGGCAAGCTCTCTCAGAAACTTCTGATCCGCCTTCGGTCCGGGACCGCTGTGAGTGCCGAACAGGTTATAGGCCATCAGAACATAGGACGGACCTGCCGGAAGCGACAGCCGTTCGATTGGCGCCCGCGGTTCAAGAATGACGCGAAGCGACTTGCCATGAACCTCCAATTCCGCTTGCAGCTCGGCAAAGAACGCTTCAAGCCGTTCCCAGTCCTCCTCTGCGATTCGCTCATAATCGATCTCCAAGCCGTCGAAGCCATGCTCCAATACAACCGCTACCAGCTCCTGAACGTGCTTGCTTCGGCT
This genomic interval carries:
- a CDS encoding glycosyl hydrolase family 18 protein; translated protein: MAKWIWGREQKMGTRLRIKTKVISWLAAAAVLGGIALYIYKLDSSPDLPLSVSAWVVDWQLESGLQDYQAVADHLDSLHMFALYYDDKDGLTFTPALAAALSEMASGGAVPLQDRDGIGPEVYLTVVNDVWLEDGTSVQKDSELVTRLAATPQSRSKHVQELVAVVLEHGFDGLEIDYERIAEEDWERLEAFFAELQAELEVHGKSLRVILEPRAPIERLSLPAGPSYVLMAYNLFGTHSGPGPKADQKFLRELAARSHKLPGEPIIALASGGFAWSANGDVKALTEQQALALADQAGAAKRRDQASGAVFFEYTDEQGVQHTVWYADASTFKLWVETLREAEIQRVAMWRLGEWSAESLRYLAEVD